A window of the Lactuca sativa cultivar Salinas chromosome 7, Lsat_Salinas_v11, whole genome shotgun sequence genome harbors these coding sequences:
- the LOC122195167 gene encoding secreted RxLR effector protein 161-like, whose translation MEFLFVKLNILQNFLKMYGFSDCKPAKTSMSSSTSIGADLSGTDVTATLFQGMIGSLLYLTASRPDIMFATILCARYQDNPKESPLIAVKRIFCYLKHTPNLGLWYPHDSEFKLVGYTDSDHGGCGIDHKNTSGGAQMLGNRLVRWSSKKQTSVACSSVGAEYVVAGRCCTQILWIQN comes from the coding sequence ATGGAGTTTTTGTTTGTCAAGCTAAATATATTGCAAAACTTTTTGAAGATGTATGGTTTCTCTGATTGCAAGCCAGCAAAGACTTCGATGTCTTCATCAACGTCTATTGGCGCTGATCTAAGTGGCACTGATGTAACTGCAACTTTGTTTCAAGGAATGATAGGATCTCTACTCTATCTTACTGCCAGTCGCCCTGACATTATGTTTGCTACTATATTGTGTGCTCGTTATCAAGACAATCCTAAGGAATCTCCTCTTATCGCGGTGAAAAGGATCTTTTGTTACTTAAAACATACACCCAATCTTGGGTTATGGTACCCTCATGACTCTGAGTTCAAGCTGGTGGGATACACTGACTCCGATCATGGTGGATGTGGTATTGATCACAAAAACACTTCAGGAGGAGCTCAAATGCTTGGAAATAGATTGGTAAGatggtctagcaagaagcaaacatcagtgGCTTGCTCTTCCGTTGGAGCTGAATATGTAGTCGCTGGAAGGTGTTGTACTCAGATCCTATGGATTCAGAATTAA
- the LOC128127228 gene encoding uncharacterized mitochondrial protein AtMg00810-like, giving the protein MEAASIRCKKNVFLHGHLTEIVYMEQPLGFADSNFPIHVCTKALYGLKQAPRPWFQRLSSFLLANGFTCSCVGTSLFVFAQDSCIMYLLVYVDVLILTGNKESVITSFTTRLHNEFDIKDLGDLSYFLGLEVSYTDDGLFLSQSKYAKDVLTRADLLECALQYLTITRPDLSYAVNQASQYLHAPTDAHFQSVKRILRYVKGTISYGLIFRKPQINNILGYSDADWARCLETRQSTYGYSVFLGGNLVSWSAKKQPTVS; this is encoded by the exons ATGGAGGCTGCATCAATTAGATGTAAAAAAAATGTGTTTCTCCATGGACATCTTACAGAAATAGTCTACATGGAACAACCACTCGGCTTCGCTGATTCTAACTTTCCCATCCACGTTTGCACTAAGGCCCTTTacggtttgaaacaagcaccacgTCCTTGGTTTCAACGCCTCAGTTCCTTTTTACTAGCAAATGGTTTTACTTGCAGTTGTGTAGGCACCTCCTTATTTGTCTTTGCTCAAGATTCATGCATCATGTATCTCCTGGTGTATGTGGACGTTCTCATTCTTACTGGCAATAAGGAGTCAGTCATTACTTCCTTTACTACCCGGTTACATAATGAATTTGATATCAAAGATCTTGGTGATCTTAGTTATTTCCTCGGCTTAGAAGTAAGCTATACTGACGATGGACTTTTTCTCAGTCAATCTAAATATGCCAAAGACGTCCTGACTCGTGCAGACTTACTTGAGT GTGCTCTTCAGTACTTAACAATTACTAGACCTGATCTCTCATATGCTGTCAATCAAGCAAGTCAATACCTCCATGCCCCTACCGATGCTCATTTTCAATCCGTTAAGAGGATACTCCGATATGTTAAAGGTACGATCTCGTATGGGCTTATTTTTCGTaaacctcaaataaacaacattCTTGGTTACTCTGATGCTGATTGGGCACGTTGTCTTGAAACCCGTCAGTCTACATATGGTTATTCAGTTTTCCTGGGTGGTAACTTAGTTTCATGGAGTGCTAAGAAACAACCAACTGTTTCTTGA